Proteins found in one Arachis stenosperma cultivar V10309 chromosome 8, arast.V10309.gnm1.PFL2, whole genome shotgun sequence genomic segment:
- the LOC130946952 gene encoding lysM domain receptor-like kinase 3, with protein sequence MCKTKMATNAANPTSSPRPSRNPASRSNSQPSTQAQTPRTSTPKPTAPSRFSPTATTTSYSDPTTSSSYGSFSTTGYRLSSDNSISSRTSLTHLRDTLPENPNIYDFSEICVATNNFLAKRYSSSSSTPSWRCTLRGADVIVFQRKFRRKLETSQLRERLSLICRSHIVSIIKLLGASISGDHIYLVYEFVHGANLSDCLRNKINTHFTVLSTWLSRMQVATDVAHGLDYVHNKTGLSITFVHNHIKSSAIVITEPNFNARVCHFGAAQLCGEIQEEESDVTAAKLGEIEEEPLASPSPARSEKLKRSGGSGMQFEGVRGYMSPEFQATGVATQKSDVYAFGVVMLELLSGEEPLRFRYDKKSGEFVRTSVIDAARAAVDGGEGALRRWVDKRLKDSFPVEVAEKVTRVALDCVHVDPDKRPKMGRVADKISKLYLESKIWSENVRMPTEISVSLAPR encoded by the coding sequence ATGTGTAAGACCAAAATGGCCACCAACGCCGCCAACCCTACCTCAAGCCCACGACCCTCTCGAAATCCGGCCTCCCGCTCCAACTCCCAGCCCAGTACTCAAGCCCAAACGCCAAGGACATCGACACCAAAGCCCACCGCCCCATCCCGCTTTTCCCCAACCGCAACCACCACCTCCTACTCGGACCCTACAACATCATCTTCCTACGGCAGCTTCTCGACCACCGGCTACCGCCTCTCCTCCGACAACTCCATCTCCAGCCGCACCTCCCTCACCCACCTTCGCGATACTCTCCCCGAAAACCCAAACATCTATGACTTCTCCGAAATATGCGTCGCCACCAACAACTTCCTCGCCAAGCGCTACTCCTCCTCATCTTCCACTCCTTCCTGGCGCTGCACTCTACGCGGTGCTGACGTCATCGTCTTCCAGCGCAAGTTCCGCCGGAAGCTCGAGACCTCGCAGCTCCGGGAGCGGCTCTCCCTGATCTGCCGGAGCCATATCGTCAGCATCATCAAGCTCCTCGGCGCGTCCATCTCCGGCGACCACATCTACCTCGTCTACGAGTTCGTCCACGGCGCGAACCTCTCCGATTGCCTTCGGAACAAGATCAACACTCACTTCACGGTGCTGTCGACTTGGCTCTCGAGAATGCAGGTGGCCACCGATGTCGCTCACGGCCTCGATTACGTTCACAACAAGACAGGATTGAGCATCACTTTCGTCCACAACCACATCAAGAGCAGCGCTATAGTCATCACCGAGCCTAATTTCAATGCTAGGGTTTGCCATTTCGGTGCCGCGCAGCTCTGCGGTGAGATCCAGGAAGAGGAAAGCGACGTCACTGCCGCGAAATTGGGAGAAATCGAGGAGGAACCCTTGGCATCTCCTTCCCCGGCGAGGTCCGAAAAATTGAAACGATCGGGTGGTTCTGGCATGCAATTCGAGGGGGTGAGGGGCTACATGTCGCCGGAATTTCAGGCCACCGGCGTGGCGACGCAGAAGTCCGACGTGTACGCGTTCGGTGTGGTCATGCTGGAGCTTCTCTCCGGGGAGGAGCCGCTGAGGTTCAGGTACGACAAGAAGAGTGGAGAGTTCGTGAGGACATCTGTGATCGACGCTGCGAGGGCGGCCGTGGACGGTGGTGAGGGGGCGCTGAGGAGGTGGGTGGATAAGAGGCTGAAAGACTCGTTCCCGGTTGAGGTTGCCGAGAAGGTGACACGTGTGGCGTTGGATTGCGTACACGTGGATCCAGATAAGAGGCCCAAGATGGGTCGCGTAGCTGACAAGATATCAAAGCTGTATTTGGAATCAAAGATTTGGTCTGAAAATGTTAGAATGCCCACTGAAATTTCTGTTTCTTTGGCTCCTCGATGA